Proteins co-encoded in one Oncorhynchus kisutch isolate 150728-3 linkage group LG1, Okis_V2, whole genome shotgun sequence genomic window:
- the LOC109894777 gene encoding gastrula zinc finger protein XlCGF57.1-like isoform X32 — protein MSHLPSSSVRDHMKWAGLLGCEAVLSSMALMQASSMAGPPKKMMAPLGHGPPPQRDGLDRGPQSHMILPSGMSCPPLLIRKEADFHAPRLLDEKEMRANEDMQLKKKNRKSGTPCKVREQDGRGGKVVVVDENGNCPISKVQKNFICDHCYGAFRSGYHLKRHILIHTGEKPYACGICDMRFIQRYHLERHSLIHTGVKPYACSMCDMRFFQRYHLERHSLTHTGVKPFACNMCDMRFFQRYHLARHSLTHTGVKPFGCTMCDKRFFQRYHLARHSLTHMGVKPYACTMCDKRFFQRDHLRRHSVTHMAVKPFACTMCDKRFYERHHLRRHSITHMGVKPFACTMCDKRFYERHHLRRHSITHMGVKPYACTMCDKRFYQRHHLRRHSVTHMGVKPYACTMCDKRFYQRHHLARHSVTHMGVKPYACTMCDKRFYQRHHLARHNVTHMGVKPYGCTMCDKRFYQRYLLARHSLTHLGVKPYGCTMCDKRFYQRYHLSRHSLTHLGVKPYACTMCDMRFVQRYHLTRHSLTHTGVKPYACSMCDMRFIQRNHLERHSHTHTGEKPFACDMCDMRFIQRYHLERHKRVHSGEKPYQCERCQQNFSRTDRLLRHRRLCQGRGVAKVENQPCCEPRPYSQEPPPAPPTWSPLHPPPGRLAV, from the exons ATGTCACACCTGCCCAGCAGCTCAGTCCGCGACCATATGAAATGG GCGGGGTTGCTTGGCTGTGAGGCTGTCCTCTCCAGTATGGCCCTGATGCAGGCCAGCTCCATGGCCGGTCCGCCCAAGAAGATGATGGCTCCGCTCGGCCATGGTCCACCACCCCAGAGGGATGGTTTAGACCGCGGTCCTCAGAGCCACATGATCCTGCCATCTGGAATGAGCTGCCCACCCCTG CTTATCCGGAAGGAGGCTGACTTCCACGCCCCCCGCCTTCTGGACGAGAAGGAGATGAGGGCCAACGAAGACATGCAGCTGAAAAAGAAGAACAGGAAGTCAGGAACGCCCTGTAAAGTGAGAGAGCAAgacgggaggggagggaag gtggttgttgtggatgagaATGGTAACTGTCCCATATCCAAAGTGCAGAAAAACTTCATCTGTGATCACTGTTACGGAGCCTTTAGGAGTGGATATCACCTGAAGAGACACATCCTCATTCATACAG GGGAGAAGCCGTATGCTTGTGGCATATGTGACATGAGGTTTATTCAGCGTTACCACCTGGAGAGACACAGCCTCATTCACACGG GGGTGAAGCCGTACGCTTGTTCCATGTGTGACATGAGGTTTTTCCAGCGTTACCACCTGGAGAGACACAGCCTCACTCATACGG GGGTGAAGCCGTTTGCTTGCAACATGTGTGACATGAGATTCTTCCAGCGTTACCACCTGGCGAGACACAGCCTCACTCATACGG gggtgaaGCCATTTGGTTGCACCATGTGTGACAAGAGGTTCTTCCAGCGCTACCACCTGGCAAGACACAGCCTCACTCATATGG gggtgAAGCCGTATGCTTGCACCATGTGTGACAAGAGGTTTTTCCAGCGAGACCATCTACGGAGACACAGCGTCACTCATATGG CAGTGAAGCCGTTCGCTTGCACCATGTGTGACAAGAGGTTTTATGAGCGCCACCACCTGCGGAGACACAGCATCACTCATATGG gggtgaaGCCATTCGCTTGCACCATGTGTGACAAGCGGTTTTATGAGCGCCACCACCTGCGGAGACACAGCATCACTCATATGG gggtgaaGCCGTACGCTTGCACCATGTGTGACAAGAGGTTTTATCAGCGTCACCACCTGCGGAGACACAGCGTCACTCATATGG gggtgaaGCCGTACGCTTGCACCATGTGTGACAAGCGGTTTTACCAGCGCCACCACCTAGCAAGACACAGCGTCACTCACATGG gagtgaaGCCGTATGCTTGCACCATGTGTGACAAGAGGTTTTATCAGCGCCACCACCTGGCGAGACACAACGTCACTCACATGG GAGTGAAGCCGTACGGTTGCACCATGTGTGACAAGAGGTTTTACCAGCGTTACCTCCTGGCAAGACACAGCCTCACTCATTTGG gggtgaaGCCGTACGGTTGCACCATGTGTGACAAGAGGTTTTACCAGCGATACCACCTCTCAAGACACAGCCTCACTCATTTGG GTGTGAAACCTTACGCTTGTACCATGTGTGACATGAGGTTTGTTCAGCGCTACCACCTGACAAGACACAGCCTCACTCACACGG GGGTGAAGCCGTATGCTTGTTCCATGTGTGACATGAGGTTTATACAGCGTAACCACCTGGAGAGACACAGCCACACTCATACGG GGGAGAAGCCTTTTGCTTGTGACATGTGTGACATGAGGTTTATCCAGCGTTACCATCTGGAGAGACACAAGCGTGTCCACAGCGGAGAGAAGCCTTATCAGTGTGAGCGCTGCCAGCAG AACTTCTCGCGGACGGACCGGCTGCTTCGACATCGACGGCTGTGCCAGGGCAGGGGTGTGGCCAAGGTGGAGAACCAGCCGTGCTGCGAGCCCCGCCCTTACTCCCAGGAGCCCCCACCCGCTCCACCAACTTGGAGCCCCCTGCACCCCCCTCCTGGTCggctggctgtctga
- the LOC109894777 gene encoding gastrula zinc finger protein XlCGF57.1-like isoform X41 gives MSHLPSSSVRDHMKWAGLLGCEAVLSSMALMQASSMAGPPKKMMAPLGHGPPPQRDGLDRGPQSHMILPSGMSCPPLLIRKEADFHAPRLLDEKEMRANEDMQLKKKNRKSGTPCKVREQDGRGGKVVVVDENGNCPISKVQKNFICDHCYGAFRSGYHLKRHILIHTGEKPYACGICDMRFIQRYHLERHSLIHTGVKPYACSMCDMRFFQRYHLERHSLTHTGVKPYACTMCDKRFFQRDHLRRHSVTHMAVKPFACTMCDKRFYERHHLRRHSITHMGVKPFACTMCDKRFYERHHLRRHSITHMGVKPYACTMCDKRFYQRHHLRRHSVTHMGVKPYACTMCDKRFYQRHHLARHSVTHMGVKPYACTMCDKRFYQRHHLARHNVTHMGVKPYGCTMCDKRFYQRYLLARHSLTHLGVKPYGCTMCDKRFYQRYHLSRHSLTHLGVKPYACTMCDMRFVQRYHLTRHSLTHTGVKPYACSMCDMRFIQRNHLERHSHTHTGEKPFACDMCDMRFIQRYHLERHKRVHSGEKPYQCERCQQNFSRTDRLLRHRRLCQGRGVAKVENQPCCEPRPYSQEPPPAPPTWSPLHPPPGRLAV, from the exons ATGTCACACCTGCCCAGCAGCTCAGTCCGCGACCATATGAAATGG GCGGGGTTGCTTGGCTGTGAGGCTGTCCTCTCCAGTATGGCCCTGATGCAGGCCAGCTCCATGGCCGGTCCGCCCAAGAAGATGATGGCTCCGCTCGGCCATGGTCCACCACCCCAGAGGGATGGTTTAGACCGCGGTCCTCAGAGCCACATGATCCTGCCATCTGGAATGAGCTGCCCACCCCTG CTTATCCGGAAGGAGGCTGACTTCCACGCCCCCCGCCTTCTGGACGAGAAGGAGATGAGGGCCAACGAAGACATGCAGCTGAAAAAGAAGAACAGGAAGTCAGGAACGCCCTGTAAAGTGAGAGAGCAAgacgggaggggagggaag gtggttgttgtggatgagaATGGTAACTGTCCCATATCCAAAGTGCAGAAAAACTTCATCTGTGATCACTGTTACGGAGCCTTTAGGAGTGGATATCACCTGAAGAGACACATCCTCATTCATACAG GGGAGAAGCCGTATGCTTGTGGCATATGTGACATGAGGTTTATTCAGCGTTACCACCTGGAGAGACACAGCCTCATTCACACGG GGGTGAAGCCGTACGCTTGTTCCATGTGTGACATGAGGTTTTTCCAGCGTTACCACCTGGAGAGACACAGCCTCACTCATACGG gggtgAAGCCGTATGCTTGCACCATGTGTGACAAGAGGTTTTTCCAGCGAGACCATCTACGGAGACACAGCGTCACTCATATGG CAGTGAAGCCGTTCGCTTGCACCATGTGTGACAAGAGGTTTTATGAGCGCCACCACCTGCGGAGACACAGCATCACTCATATGG gggtgaaGCCATTCGCTTGCACCATGTGTGACAAGCGGTTTTATGAGCGCCACCACCTGCGGAGACACAGCATCACTCATATGG gggtgaaGCCGTACGCTTGCACCATGTGTGACAAGAGGTTTTATCAGCGTCACCACCTGCGGAGACACAGCGTCACTCATATGG gggtgaaGCCGTACGCTTGCACCATGTGTGACAAGCGGTTTTACCAGCGCCACCACCTAGCAAGACACAGCGTCACTCACATGG gagtgaaGCCGTATGCTTGCACCATGTGTGACAAGAGGTTTTATCAGCGCCACCACCTGGCGAGACACAACGTCACTCACATGG GAGTGAAGCCGTACGGTTGCACCATGTGTGACAAGAGGTTTTACCAGCGTTACCTCCTGGCAAGACACAGCCTCACTCATTTGG gggtgaaGCCGTACGGTTGCACCATGTGTGACAAGAGGTTTTACCAGCGATACCACCTCTCAAGACACAGCCTCACTCATTTGG GTGTGAAACCTTACGCTTGTACCATGTGTGACATGAGGTTTGTTCAGCGCTACCACCTGACAAGACACAGCCTCACTCACACGG GGGTGAAGCCGTATGCTTGTTCCATGTGTGACATGAGGTTTATACAGCGTAACCACCTGGAGAGACACAGCCACACTCATACGG GGGAGAAGCCTTTTGCTTGTGACATGTGTGACATGAGGTTTATCCAGCGTTACCATCTGGAGAGACACAAGCGTGTCCACAGCGGAGAGAAGCCTTATCAGTGTGAGCGCTGCCAGCAG AACTTCTCGCGGACGGACCGGCTGCTTCGACATCGACGGCTGTGCCAGGGCAGGGGTGTGGCCAAGGTGGAGAACCAGCCGTGCTGCGAGCCCCGCCCTTACTCCCAGGAGCCCCCACCCGCTCCACCAACTTGGAGCCCCCTGCACCCCCCTCCTGGTCggctggctgtctga
- the LOC109894777 gene encoding gastrula zinc finger protein XlCGF57.1-like isoform X30: MSHLPSSSVRDHMKWAGLLGCEAVLSSMALMQASSMAGPPKKMMAPLGHGPPPQRDGLDRGPQSHMILPSGMSCPPLLIRKEADFHAPRLLDEKEMRANEDMQLKKKNRKSGTPCKVREQDGRGGKVVVVDENGNCPISKVQKNFICDHCYGAFRSGYHLKRHILIHTGVKPYACSMCDMRFFQRYHLERHSLTHTGVKPYACSMCDMRFYQRYHLSRHSLTHTGVKPYACSMCDMRFIQRYQLERHSLTHTGVKPFGCTMCDKRFFQRYHLARHSLTHMGVKPYACTMCDKRFFQRDHLRRHSVTHMAVKPFACTMCDKRFYERHHLRRHSITHMGVKPFACTMCDKRFYERHHLRRHSITHMGVKPYACTMCDKRFYQRHHLRRHSVTHMGVKPYACTMCDKRFYQRHHLARHSVTHMGVKPYACTMCDKRFYQRHHLARHNVTHMGVKPYGCTMCDKRFYQRYLLARHSLTHLGVKPYGCTMCDKRFYQRYHLSRHSLTHLGVKPYACTMCDMRFVQRYHLTRHSLTHTGVKPYACSMCDMRFIQRNHLERHSHTHTGEKPFACDMCDMRFIQRYHLERHKRVHSGEKPYQCERCQQNFSRTDRLLRHRRLCQGRGVAKVENQPCCEPRPYSQEPPPAPPTWSPLHPPPGRLAV, from the exons ATGTCACACCTGCCCAGCAGCTCAGTCCGCGACCATATGAAATGG GCGGGGTTGCTTGGCTGTGAGGCTGTCCTCTCCAGTATGGCCCTGATGCAGGCCAGCTCCATGGCCGGTCCGCCCAAGAAGATGATGGCTCCGCTCGGCCATGGTCCACCACCCCAGAGGGATGGTTTAGACCGCGGTCCTCAGAGCCACATGATCCTGCCATCTGGAATGAGCTGCCCACCCCTG CTTATCCGGAAGGAGGCTGACTTCCACGCCCCCCGCCTTCTGGACGAGAAGGAGATGAGGGCCAACGAAGACATGCAGCTGAAAAAGAAGAACAGGAAGTCAGGAACGCCCTGTAAAGTGAGAGAGCAAgacgggaggggagggaag gtggttgttgtggatgagaATGGTAACTGTCCCATATCCAAAGTGCAGAAAAACTTCATCTGTGATCACTGTTACGGAGCCTTTAGGAGTGGATATCACCTGAAGAGACACATCCTCATTCATACAG GGGTGAAGCCGTACGCTTGTTCCATGTGTGACATGAGGTTTTTCCAGCGTTACCACCTGGAGAGACACAGCCTCACTCATACGG gggtgAAGCCGTACGCTTGCTCCATGTGTGACATGAGGTTCTACCAGCGTTACCACCTATCGAGACACAGCCTCACTCATACGG gagtgaAGCCATATGCTTGTTCCATGTGTGACATGAGGTTTATTCAGCGTTACCAACTGGAGAGACACAGCCTCACTCATACGG gggtgaaGCCATTTGGTTGCACCATGTGTGACAAGAGGTTCTTCCAGCGCTACCACCTGGCAAGACACAGCCTCACTCATATGG gggtgAAGCCGTATGCTTGCACCATGTGTGACAAGAGGTTTTTCCAGCGAGACCATCTACGGAGACACAGCGTCACTCATATGG CAGTGAAGCCGTTCGCTTGCACCATGTGTGACAAGAGGTTTTATGAGCGCCACCACCTGCGGAGACACAGCATCACTCATATGG gggtgaaGCCATTCGCTTGCACCATGTGTGACAAGCGGTTTTATGAGCGCCACCACCTGCGGAGACACAGCATCACTCATATGG gggtgaaGCCGTACGCTTGCACCATGTGTGACAAGAGGTTTTATCAGCGTCACCACCTGCGGAGACACAGCGTCACTCATATGG gggtgaaGCCGTACGCTTGCACCATGTGTGACAAGCGGTTTTACCAGCGCCACCACCTAGCAAGACACAGCGTCACTCACATGG gagtgaaGCCGTATGCTTGCACCATGTGTGACAAGAGGTTTTATCAGCGCCACCACCTGGCGAGACACAACGTCACTCACATGG GAGTGAAGCCGTACGGTTGCACCATGTGTGACAAGAGGTTTTACCAGCGTTACCTCCTGGCAAGACACAGCCTCACTCATTTGG gggtgaaGCCGTACGGTTGCACCATGTGTGACAAGAGGTTTTACCAGCGATACCACCTCTCAAGACACAGCCTCACTCATTTGG GTGTGAAACCTTACGCTTGTACCATGTGTGACATGAGGTTTGTTCAGCGCTACCACCTGACAAGACACAGCCTCACTCACACGG GGGTGAAGCCGTATGCTTGTTCCATGTGTGACATGAGGTTTATACAGCGTAACCACCTGGAGAGACACAGCCACACTCATACGG GGGAGAAGCCTTTTGCTTGTGACATGTGTGACATGAGGTTTATCCAGCGTTACCATCTGGAGAGACACAAGCGTGTCCACAGCGGAGAGAAGCCTTATCAGTGTGAGCGCTGCCAGCAG AACTTCTCGCGGACGGACCGGCTGCTTCGACATCGACGGCTGTGCCAGGGCAGGGGTGTGGCCAAGGTGGAGAACCAGCCGTGCTGCGAGCCCCGCCCTTACTCCCAGGAGCCCCCACCCGCTCCACCAACTTGGAGCCCCCTGCACCCCCCTCCTGGTCggctggctgtctga
- the LOC109894777 gene encoding gastrula zinc finger protein XlCGF57.1-like isoform X46: MSHLPSSSVRDHMKWAGLLGCEAVLSSMALMQASSMAGPPKKMMAPLGHGPPPQRDGLDRGPQSHMILPSGMSCPPLLIRKEADFHAPRLLDEKEMRANEDMQLKKKNRKSGTPCKVREQDGRGGKVVVVDENGNCPISKVQKNFICDHCYGAFRSGYHLKRHILIHTGVKPYACSMCDMRFFQRYHLERHSLTHTGVKPFACNMCDMRFFQRYHLARHSLTHTGVKPYACSMCDMRFYQRYHLSRHSLTHTGVKPYACSMCDMRFIQRYQLERHSLTHTGVKPFGCTMCDKRFFQRYHLARHSLTHMGVKPYACTMCDKRFFQRDHLRRHSVTHMGVKPFACTMCDKRFYERHHLRRHSITHMGVKPYACTMCDKRFYQRHHLRRHSVTHMGVKPYACTMCDKRFYQRHHLARHSVTHMGVKPYACTMCDKRFYQRHHLARHNVTHMGVKPYGCTMCDKRFYQRYHLSRHSLTHLGEKPFACDMCDMRFIQRYHLERHKRVHSGEKPYQCERCQQNFSRTDRLLRHRRLCQGRGVAKVENQPCCEPRPYSQEPPPAPPTWSPLHPPPGRLAV; the protein is encoded by the exons ATGTCACACCTGCCCAGCAGCTCAGTCCGCGACCATATGAAATGG GCGGGGTTGCTTGGCTGTGAGGCTGTCCTCTCCAGTATGGCCCTGATGCAGGCCAGCTCCATGGCCGGTCCGCCCAAGAAGATGATGGCTCCGCTCGGCCATGGTCCACCACCCCAGAGGGATGGTTTAGACCGCGGTCCTCAGAGCCACATGATCCTGCCATCTGGAATGAGCTGCCCACCCCTG CTTATCCGGAAGGAGGCTGACTTCCACGCCCCCCGCCTTCTGGACGAGAAGGAGATGAGGGCCAACGAAGACATGCAGCTGAAAAAGAAGAACAGGAAGTCAGGAACGCCCTGTAAAGTGAGAGAGCAAgacgggaggggagggaag gtggttgttgtggatgagaATGGTAACTGTCCCATATCCAAAGTGCAGAAAAACTTCATCTGTGATCACTGTTACGGAGCCTTTAGGAGTGGATATCACCTGAAGAGACACATCCTCATTCATACAG GGGTGAAGCCGTACGCTTGTTCCATGTGTGACATGAGGTTTTTCCAGCGTTACCACCTGGAGAGACACAGCCTCACTCATACGG GGGTGAAGCCGTTTGCTTGCAACATGTGTGACATGAGATTCTTCCAGCGTTACCACCTGGCGAGACACAGCCTCACTCATACGG gggtgAAGCCGTACGCTTGCTCCATGTGTGACATGAGGTTCTACCAGCGTTACCACCTATCGAGACACAGCCTCACTCATACGG gagtgaAGCCATATGCTTGTTCCATGTGTGACATGAGGTTTATTCAGCGTTACCAACTGGAGAGACACAGCCTCACTCATACGG gggtgaaGCCATTTGGTTGCACCATGTGTGACAAGAGGTTCTTCCAGCGCTACCACCTGGCAAGACACAGCCTCACTCATATGG gggtgAAGCCGTATGCTTGCACCATGTGTGACAAGAGGTTTTTCCAGCGAGACCATCTACGGAGACACAGCGTCACTCATATGG gggtgaaGCCATTCGCTTGCACCATGTGTGACAAGCGGTTTTATGAGCGCCACCACCTGCGGAGACACAGCATCACTCATATGG gggtgaaGCCGTACGCTTGCACCATGTGTGACAAGAGGTTTTATCAGCGTCACCACCTGCGGAGACACAGCGTCACTCATATGG gggtgaaGCCGTACGCTTGCACCATGTGTGACAAGCGGTTTTACCAGCGCCACCACCTAGCAAGACACAGCGTCACTCACATGG gagtgaaGCCGTATGCTTGCACCATGTGTGACAAGAGGTTTTATCAGCGCCACCACCTGGCGAGACACAACGTCACTCACATGG gggtgaaGCCGTACGGTTGCACCATGTGTGACAAGAGGTTTTACCAGCGATACCACCTCTCAAGACACAGCCTCACTCATTTGG GGGAGAAGCCTTTTGCTTGTGACATGTGTGACATGAGGTTTATCCAGCGTTACCATCTGGAGAGACACAAGCGTGTCCACAGCGGAGAGAAGCCTTATCAGTGTGAGCGCTGCCAGCAG AACTTCTCGCGGACGGACCGGCTGCTTCGACATCGACGGCTGTGCCAGGGCAGGGGTGTGGCCAAGGTGGAGAACCAGCCGTGCTGCGAGCCCCGCCCTTACTCCCAGGAGCCCCCACCCGCTCCACCAACTTGGAGCCCCCTGCACCCCCCTCCTGGTCggctggctgtctga
- the LOC109894777 gene encoding gastrula zinc finger protein XlCGF57.1-like isoform X36 yields the protein MSHLPSSSVRDHMKWAGLLGCEAVLSSMALMQASSMAGPPKKMMAPLGHGPPPQRDGLDRGPQSHMILPSGMSCPPLLIRKEADFHAPRLLDEKEMRANEDMQLKKKNRKSGTPCKVREQDGRGGKVVVVDENGNCPISKVQKNFICDHCYGAFRSGYHLKRHILIHTGEKPYACGICDMRFIQRYHLERHSLIHTGVKPYACSMCDMRFFQRYHLERHSLTHTGVKPFGCTMCDKRFFQRYHLARHSLTHMGVKPYACTMCDKRFFQRDHLRRHSVTHMAVKPFACTMCDKRFYERHHLRRHSITHMGVKPFACTMCDKRFYERHHLRRHSITHMGVKPYACTMCDKRFYQRHHLRRHSVTHMGVKPYACTMCDKRFYQRHHLARHSVTHMGVKPYACTMCDKRFYQRHHLARHNVTHMGVKPYGCTMCDKRFYQRYLLARHSLTHLGVKPYGCTMCDKRFYQRYHLSRHSLTHLGVKPYACTMCDMRFVQRYHLTRHSLTHTGVKPYACSMCDMRFIQRNHLERHSHTHTGEKPFACDMCDMRFIQRYHLERHKRVHSGEKPYQCERCQQNFSRTDRLLRHRRLCQGRGVAKVENQPCCEPRPYSQEPPPAPPTWSPLHPPPGRLAV from the exons ATGTCACACCTGCCCAGCAGCTCAGTCCGCGACCATATGAAATGG GCGGGGTTGCTTGGCTGTGAGGCTGTCCTCTCCAGTATGGCCCTGATGCAGGCCAGCTCCATGGCCGGTCCGCCCAAGAAGATGATGGCTCCGCTCGGCCATGGTCCACCACCCCAGAGGGATGGTTTAGACCGCGGTCCTCAGAGCCACATGATCCTGCCATCTGGAATGAGCTGCCCACCCCTG CTTATCCGGAAGGAGGCTGACTTCCACGCCCCCCGCCTTCTGGACGAGAAGGAGATGAGGGCCAACGAAGACATGCAGCTGAAAAAGAAGAACAGGAAGTCAGGAACGCCCTGTAAAGTGAGAGAGCAAgacgggaggggagggaag gtggttgttgtggatgagaATGGTAACTGTCCCATATCCAAAGTGCAGAAAAACTTCATCTGTGATCACTGTTACGGAGCCTTTAGGAGTGGATATCACCTGAAGAGACACATCCTCATTCATACAG GGGAGAAGCCGTATGCTTGTGGCATATGTGACATGAGGTTTATTCAGCGTTACCACCTGGAGAGACACAGCCTCATTCACACGG GGGTGAAGCCGTACGCTTGTTCCATGTGTGACATGAGGTTTTTCCAGCGTTACCACCTGGAGAGACACAGCCTCACTCATACGG gggtgaaGCCATTTGGTTGCACCATGTGTGACAAGAGGTTCTTCCAGCGCTACCACCTGGCAAGACACAGCCTCACTCATATGG gggtgAAGCCGTATGCTTGCACCATGTGTGACAAGAGGTTTTTCCAGCGAGACCATCTACGGAGACACAGCGTCACTCATATGG CAGTGAAGCCGTTCGCTTGCACCATGTGTGACAAGAGGTTTTATGAGCGCCACCACCTGCGGAGACACAGCATCACTCATATGG gggtgaaGCCATTCGCTTGCACCATGTGTGACAAGCGGTTTTATGAGCGCCACCACCTGCGGAGACACAGCATCACTCATATGG gggtgaaGCCGTACGCTTGCACCATGTGTGACAAGAGGTTTTATCAGCGTCACCACCTGCGGAGACACAGCGTCACTCATATGG gggtgaaGCCGTACGCTTGCACCATGTGTGACAAGCGGTTTTACCAGCGCCACCACCTAGCAAGACACAGCGTCACTCACATGG gagtgaaGCCGTATGCTTGCACCATGTGTGACAAGAGGTTTTATCAGCGCCACCACCTGGCGAGACACAACGTCACTCACATGG GAGTGAAGCCGTACGGTTGCACCATGTGTGACAAGAGGTTTTACCAGCGTTACCTCCTGGCAAGACACAGCCTCACTCATTTGG gggtgaaGCCGTACGGTTGCACCATGTGTGACAAGAGGTTTTACCAGCGATACCACCTCTCAAGACACAGCCTCACTCATTTGG GTGTGAAACCTTACGCTTGTACCATGTGTGACATGAGGTTTGTTCAGCGCTACCACCTGACAAGACACAGCCTCACTCACACGG GGGTGAAGCCGTATGCTTGTTCCATGTGTGACATGAGGTTTATACAGCGTAACCACCTGGAGAGACACAGCCACACTCATACGG GGGAGAAGCCTTTTGCTTGTGACATGTGTGACATGAGGTTTATCCAGCGTTACCATCTGGAGAGACACAAGCGTGTCCACAGCGGAGAGAAGCCTTATCAGTGTGAGCGCTGCCAGCAG AACTTCTCGCGGACGGACCGGCTGCTTCGACATCGACGGCTGTGCCAGGGCAGGGGTGTGGCCAAGGTGGAGAACCAGCCGTGCTGCGAGCCCCGCCCTTACTCCCAGGAGCCCCCACCCGCTCCACCAACTTGGAGCCCCCTGCACCCCCCTCCTGGTCggctggctgtctga